TCTTCCGGAATTTCCCAGCTATCTGTTTTCTCCGGTTCCCCGGTATCAGAAATACCTGCATCCGCTTCCAGCACCTCCGCTGGTATTGCAATCTCCTGCGGTTCATATGATGTGATACGGATATCTGCCTCCACACTGCAGGAAAGCATCCCTTCCTCATCATCCATGTCATCGTACAGTGTAAAGCCTGTCCGCAGTTCCCGCGGAAGATAATCCTCCGCACCAATGTACAGCTCCAGCTCTGCGTCTTCCATGATTCCGGTTTCTGAACCGGAAATTCCTGCCGGTCCGCCCATGATTTCCAGGAAGCTTCCGGACGGTATCGCAGCACGCAGCACATGGCATTCCGTCCCATCTGCTTCCTCCATACTCTCTTCCATTCCCGTATTTCCGGACACGGCTTTCAGTGCAGATAATGTCCCGGACAGTATTCCTTCCTGTCCCTCGCCGCCTGTTTCCTGTACCATCCATTCCCCGCCATTTTCCGAAACATAAAGCATTTTGTCTTGTATATATATATCATATTCTGTATGCACATTCCCGTCTTCTGCGTCTGCATCAAGTGTGAAGCTCATTGCCGCCTGTCTGTTTCCGGTATCTGCCCGGAAAGTCCCGTTTATTTCCACCGGCACCTCCGCTGATACTTCCCCGTACTCCAGGGAAACAGGCATCCGGATATCCGCCGTTCCTTCAAAATATTGTATCTCTTCCAGTGCAGCATCCACCCTGTCAAGAATTACGTCCGCTTCCTCTGCCCCTGCCGGAAATGAAGCGCCTGCCATTACTGCCGCAGATATCATTCCAGCCATAAATTTTCTTTTCAGCATTCTTTTTTCCTCCCTGTTCCTGTATGCTCCGGCTCTGCCGGACTTTTTCTGTTTTCTCCGGGACAGCCCGCCCGGACAGCATTTCTGCCGTCCGGAAAATCTGCCCGGTTCCTTTCCTGCATATACCTGTTTATTCTGCAGGTACAATGGTATTTCTTACAAATGCCGTGTGGCTGAGCCCCTCGTCTGTCGTCTTGACATTGTAGAATGTCGCGCTTCCGGAAGGTCCTTCTGTATCCGTTCCATCCCGCTTTCCGCCAAGGTCAAATTCCACTGTGCTGCCGGACACGGTTCCATTGGATACCTCGTAGATATTCTCCAGCCGGTACCGTATAACATCCGTCTCCGATGCCACATAACTGCCCGCCAGGACACGGAAATCTGCCGTCAGACGGATTTTTCCGCCGCCAGTTTCCATTCCCTCCGTGAATTCCACCGTCTCATAGTACGTGTGTCTTTCGCCAAGCAGGTCCGTTCCATCTACCCGGAAGGTAAAAGTCGGGTTTCCGTGCGCCCATACGATATCTTCTGCATCTATCTCTTTCGTCAGACGCAGCGTGCTGTACAGACGCGGGTTGGTAAAGGTGACATCCGTATTCGTAACCGGGGTATCTGCGTCCTTATACACGATTACCGCTTCCTGCGGCTCTGTATTCAGTGCATAGCCCTCCGGCGCTGTAATTTCCGTCAGCAGATAAGTTCCCGGATATAGCTGTTTTGAAACAGCTTTTCCATCCGCCCCGGTCGTCACCGTATCCACCAGGGTTCCGGCGGCTGCAAGCACCTGCCCCTGCGGGGAGGTGATATCCTCCTTTGCGCGGATTTCAATGACAGCTCCTGCAAGAAATTCCCCTTTTTCGCTGGTTTTCGTAACAGTGAAAGTGCCTGTACTCATCGGGTTCGTGACGCGGAAGGTAAGCTCCAGGTCTTCCCCGACGGTAAATTCCCTGCTCCAGGAACCGGTATGCCCGTAGGGCGTCCCTGTCTCCACAATTTTATATCTGCCGCCGTTGGCGGCTGTCTTATCAAGACCTGTCATAACATATCTTCCTGTAAAATGATTATATGCCATCACGCCCCTGTCGATACTGTAACTGTCCCCGTTCCATTCATACACATGGAATTCCGCATTGCTGATATTCTCACCTGTAACTTCATTGGTTTTTATCACATATATATCTGTCTCCTGCGGTTTCGCATACACACTGACCACATTTGTTGTTTTGTCCACACTTGACGGGCTTCCTGATGCCCAGGAAAACGTCACTTTTGCCGTATTGTCTATCTTATACCAGTTTTCTCCGTCAAGCTGCGCCAGGTAACCGCTGAGGTCGTATCCTTCCCGGATTCTGCAGCGGATGTCAAAACGCAGGTCGTAAGCCTCTGTCAGGCTCCACGCACGCGATGCCGTCACGGTCTGTCCGGATACGGCTGCCGTCCAGCTTTTGTCTTCCATATATGTGGCTGCCCCTGCTTTTCTGGAGTATACTGTCACCGACTGGTACCCCAGCGCGTTATCCAGTACATCCGTCATTTTTATCTGGGACGGGGCGGTTGCTGCCGTATTCGCGGGCGTCGTCTGGAAGACACTGAACACGATTTCCTCATTTAGGGAAGCAAGTCTTTTCGTTGTCAGGGACATGTTCGCGTCCAGTCTCTTTACCGGCACTGCAGGCTCTGTGCGTCCGGCAGATGCCGTTGTCGTTACCGTGTTTGTATTTGCCGTATTGCTGCCGGCGTCGCTCTTATGCTTTACTGTACGGCTCGCTGTATTCCGGACCGTATATACTGCCGTTGTCCCGCTGTAGGACGGCTGGATTTCCGTCGGGTCCATCTGCACTTTGAATTCCAGCCGGTATGTCAGCTCGTAGAAGCTGGCGCTTGCCATCGCGGATGCAGTGGCTGTCGCAGTAATCACATCCCCGGATGTGGTAATGGTAAATTTATTCGATACATCTGCCCCGGTTTCCATGCAGATTACCTTTGCGCTGCTGACATAATCCACGCCTGCAGGCAGGGTATCTTTTATGCTGAAGGAGCTGTAATAATTGGCTGACAGCTCTGCAGGTACCCTCTGCTGTATCCGGTACCAGTACTGTCCGGTAACGGATGGCAGCGTATTGGAGGTCCCCCAGGTATTTCCGTCCGTGGATACATATTTTTCCGGTGCCGGTACTTCTGTCGGGGATGGGGTGCCTGACCGTATACCTGCAACAGAATATACGCCGATTACTTCCCCGTTCATCAGCGCCCCGTCTGAGCCGTACAGCGAGCTGCCCGTCACGGTGGCTGCGTTCACGGTTTCATTGTCATCGTGGTTCATACCGAAATAAAATCCGGATGCATTGATGTCATATACCGCATATCCTGCCGTATCGTCATCTTCCGTTTTGGCGTCTTCCGCTGCCAGCTTCTGCAGCGTTACCCCGTTTACCCTTTTATTCTCGACATGCACGATGGTATCCGAATAACAGTAACGGTGGTCTATGCTGCCGTCAAGCGCTCCAAAATACACTCTCTGCGAACCATCAATGTCATAAAGACCAATCCTCACCTTTTTCTTCACCGGCGTGGAGGTTCCGGTCGCCATGAACTGGCACTTCAGAAAGAAATCGCCGCCACGCCAGAACATGAACTGGATTTTGTTTGTATAAAACCCGGCAAACGGCAGGATGGATACCTTTTTATCCTTATACTGCTGTTCTGTCGTCCAGTACCAGTCCGTAACGCGCATGTCATACCACTGCCCGTTATCAAAAATGACCTTGCTGTACAGGCAGCCATGCTCCCCGCGCACAGATTTGGACGTGTCGGACGATACCGGGAACCAGTAAAAAGCATTCCCGTTGCTCACATCATTACGTCTCCAGTATGTCCTCTGCCCGATTACCGATGCACTGGAAACCCCGCTGTAGAAATTAAGCGGCAGGTAGGAGCTGT
This is a stretch of genomic DNA from Marvinbryantia formatexigens DSM 14469. It encodes these proteins:
- a CDS encoding isopeptide-forming domain-containing fimbrial protein: MRGNRIYRRLMAGMLAGVMMLSCVPADATDGTAITGTEESSTQYDAAPAGEIMLQEETQAADAGSVPETENVGSQETAPPVQETETTGTVGEEEQTGNTGTTEYIPSEDGNGDAWNTGSDAGKTEMTGDSLWDDVYVPEEQPEENTDNTETDAEETVQVLTAESGKLEVTVIAPDGSPFAAGTWLELQAYEDILTVYEDPDLSYAEYEEALKDMWKDEIAAEYVRTHEGEWTEEALAELRAQAVQSIRNFVPFYFAVKNADGTDAALPEGTQVVCSVRDEEFYQAALEENNLYNAGVLKEDGIKALEDTSVTLNGDTHLTVFAVKTEGNGIYTLVQTDSRWSPGAGNAETEKETDSSADPETEAETEAGTDTEVETETETETETETGLLECICGMEEEDALRHAWDCPVFADAFQEECDCGCYGLPLPEHEFYCSAVEMAFNAACDCGAGEVPAVAHREDCEVLQRLWEALCDCQGEADDFDSHAEDCPYLEYLMASAEYMSEQTMTLAYTLSGTKLTAASGWTTISKSTVLDSSYLPLNFYSGVSSASVIGQRTYWRRNDVSNGNAFYWFPVSSDTSKSVRGEHGCLYSKVIFDNGQWYDMRVTDWYWTTEQQYKDKKVSILPFAGFYTNKIQFMFWRGGDFFLKCQFMATGTSTPVKKKVRIGLYDIDGSQRVYFGALDGSIDHRYCYSDTIVHVENKRVNGVTLQKLAAEDAKTEDDDTAGYAVYDINASGFYFGMNHDDNETVNAATVTGSSLYGSDGALMNGEVIGVYSVAGIRSGTPSPTEVPAPEKYVSTDGNTWGTSNTLPSVTGQYWYRIQQRVPAELSANYYSSFSIKDTLPAGVDYVSSAKVICMETGADVSNKFTITTSGDVITATATASAMASASFYELTYRLEFKVQMDPTEIQPSYSGTTAVYTVRNTASRTVKHKSDAGSNTANTNTVTTTASAGRTEPAVPVKRLDANMSLTTKRLASLNEEIVFSVFQTTPANTAATAPSQIKMTDVLDNALGYQSVTVYSRKAGAATYMEDKSWTAAVSGQTVTASRAWSLTEAYDLRFDIRCRIREGYDLSGYLAQLDGENWYKIDNTAKVTFSWASGSPSSVDKTTNVVSVYAKPQETDIYVIKTNEVTGENISNAEFHVYEWNGDSYSIDRGVMAYNHFTGRYVMTGLDKTAANGGRYKIVETGTPYGHTGSWSREFTVGEDLELTFRVTNPMSTGTFTVTKTSEKGEFLAGAVIEIRAKEDITSPQGQVLAAAGTLVDTVTTGADGKAVSKQLYPGTYLLTEITAPEGYALNTEPQEAVIVYKDADTPVTNTDVTFTNPRLYSTLRLTKEIDAEDIVWAHGNPTFTFRVDGTDLLGERHTYYETVEFTEGMETGGGKIRLTADFRVLAGSYVASETDVIRYRLENIYEVSNGTVSGSTVEFDLGGKRDGTDTEGPSGSATFYNVKTTDEGLSHTAFVRNTIVPAE